A genomic window from Elaeis guineensis isolate ETL-2024a chromosome 3, EG11, whole genome shotgun sequence includes:
- the LOC105041937 gene encoding phospho-2-dehydro-3-deoxyheptonate aldolase 1, chloroplastic: MALASGSTLSFTNPLHQLSPSSAATACGGQLHHFPSLRPTQPRHAGPRPISAVHAAEPAKNPAVAEKPPASAPAVAPAKWAVDSWRSKKALQLPEYPDRKELESVLRTIENFPPIVFAGEARHLEERLADAAVGKAFLLQGGDCAESFKEFNANNIRDTFRILLQMSAVLMFGSQMPVIKVGRMAGQFAKPRSEPFEERNGVKLPSYRGDNVNGDAFDEKSRTPDPQRMIRAYCQAAATLNLLRAFATGGYAAMQRVTQWNLDFTEHNEQGDRYRELAHRVDEALGFMSATGLTVDHPIMTTTEFWTSHECLLLPYEQALTREDSTSGLFYDCSAHFLWVGERTRQLDGAHVEFLRGIANPLGIKVSDKMDPRELVKLIEILNPHNKPGRITIITRMGAENMRVKLPHLIRAVRGAGQIVTWVSDPMHGNTIKAPCGLKTRPFDAIRAEVRAFFDVHEQEGSHPGGIHLEMTGQNVTECIGGSRAVTFDDLGSRYHTHCDPRLNASQSLELAFIIAERLRKRRIRSPHFTNLSSLPPLPF; encoded by the exons atggccCTCGCGAGCGGCTCTACTCTCTCCTTCACCAACCCTCTCCACCAACTCTCCCCATCCTCCGCCGCAACCGCCTGCGGCGGCCAGCTGCACCACTTCCCCTCCCTCCGCCCCACCCAGCCGCGCCACGCCGGCCCCCGCCCGATCTCCGCCGTCCACGCGGCCGAGCCCGCTAAGAACCCTGCCGTCGCCGAGAAGCCCCCAGCTTCCGCCCCTGCGGTGGCGCCGGCGAAGTGGGCGGTGGACAGCTGGAGGTCGAAGAAGGCGCTCCAGCTGCCGGAGTACCCGGACAGGAAAGAGCTGGAGTCGGTGCTCCGGACGATTGAGAACTTCCCGCCGATCGTATTCGCCGGCGAGGCCCGCCACCTCGAGGAGCGCCTCGCGGACGCCGCCGTCGGCAAGGccttcctcctccaaggcggcgaCTGCGCCGAGAGCTTCAAGGAGTTCAACGCCAACAACATCCGCGACACCTTCCGCATCCTCCTCCAGATGAGCGCTGTCCTTATGTTCGGCAGCCAGATGCCCGTCATCAAG GTGGGGCGGATGGCGGGCCAGTTCGCGAAGCCGAGGTCGGAGCCGTTCGAGGAGAGGAACGGGGTCAAACTCCCGAGCTACAGGGGAGATAACGTCAACGGCGACGCGTTCGATGAGAAGTCGAGGACGCCGGATCCACAGAGGATGATCAGGGCCTACTGTCAGGCGGCGGCGACGCTCAACCTCCTCCGGGCCTTCGCCACCGGAGGCTACGCCGCGATGCAGCGGGTGACGCAGTGGAATCTTGACTTCACCGAGCACAACGAGCAGGGTGACCG GTACCGAGAGCTTGCCCACCGAGTGGACGAGGCACTGGGGTTCATGTCAGCAACAGGGCTGACAGTGGACCACCCTATCATGACAACGACCGAGTTCTGGACCTCTCATGAGTGCCTCCTCCTCCCTTACGAGCAGGCCCTCACTCGCGAGGACTCCACCTCTGGCCTCTTCTATGACTGCTCTGCCCACTTCCTCTGGGTCGGCGAGCGCACCCGCCAGCTCGACGGAGCCCACGTCGAGTTCCTCCGTGGCATCGCCAATCCCCTTGGCATCAAG GTAAGTGATAAGATGGACCCGAGGGAGCTGGTGAAGCTTATAGAAATACTAAACCCTCACAACAAGCCAGGGAGGATCACAATAATTACAAGGATGGGGGCTGAGAACATGAGGGTGAAGCTGCCCCACCTCATTCGAGCGGTCCGTGGAGCTGGCCAGATCGTCACCTGGGTCAGCGATCCCATGCATGGGAACACCATCAAGGCCCCCTGTGGCCTCAAGACCAGACCTTTTGATGCCATCCGG GCGGAAGTACGAGCATTCTTTGATGTGCATGAGCAGGAAGGGAGCCACCCTGGAGGCATTCATCTGGAGATGACGGGGCAAAATGTGACTGAGTGCATTGGTGGCTCTCGAGCCGTGACCTTTGACGATCTGGGCTCGCGCTATCACACCCACTGTGACCCAAGGCTCAACGCATCGCAGTCTCTGGAGCTCGCTTTCATCATTGCAGAGCGTCTTAGAAAGAGGAGGATCCGCTCGCCGCACTTCACCAATTTGAGCTCTTTGCCCCCATTGCCCTTCTGA